Part of the Mytilus trossulus isolate FHL-02 chromosome 2, PNRI_Mtr1.1.1.hap1, whole genome shotgun sequence genome is shown below.
TGTCAACGTTTACTCTCAATTTCCAAACCTTAAATGGCCTTccgtgatgctcgtggccaaaatatttgaaatccaaaggttatataaaagatgaagagctattatccaaaaggtccaaaaagtatagccaaatccgtgaaaggaatcagagctttgcaagagggagatacattccttaatttatagtaatttctatcattttgtaacagcataTTGTTAAGAACCAATAAGTCATgctataaattttaaagtcataagcaacacgaatgtTTGCATTTAACGGAATGGGAACTTTTTTTTCTACCAAAACAACAAAGTTAACTTCCTGTTTATTAGGAGGTTTGAGttgctaaaatataaatataataaaattgagaattgaaatgcggaatgtgtcaaagaaacaacaacccgaccatagagaaaacaacagcagaaggtcaccaacaggtcttcaatgcagcgagaaattcccgcatccggaggcgtccttttTATAGTATATACTTTGCTCTTTAAGGTATCCGAATATATTATACAGGTGGAAACCGGGTTGAAATAGAAGAAAAGAATCGAAGCGCTTTGTTACGAGAAGGTGATAAATGCTTACTGtaatgaatatacatttttgtttatgggTAAGCTGAAGCacgcttccgggtgcgggagtttctcgctgcattgaagaccaattggtgtgTTCAGTTAATGAAGACACCTGTTACTTTTGTATGAAAAACgttcacacatatatatatatgttccggaccatatgagtatttggaccatacgcgtatggtcatgaccatatgcgtatactcatatggtcggaccatatgagtatttacCCATATTggcatgaccatacgcgtatggtccaaatactcatatggtccggaacatatatatatataacaggtTGAATTGTTTGGTGTTTTCCTGTTTGATATCAAATACTAACCTACTGGTAAACTGTTGAGATCCACCATTGACATTATAGGCAATATTACTTAAATGAATAAGTGGTCCAGTCTtatcaaaatgaataattgttgttattgtatGATTTCTGCTGGTTAAATCAGTCGCACGAATCCAGACTTGGTGAGAGTCTCCGTCGCCTATGGTACGTGTTGTCATTTGGAATGAGGTTGTTTCTGATACTGGAGAGATTTTGCTCCAACTAAAATCTAGCGGAACACTTTTTGGCTTGCTAATAATTTCATGAGccatttcatatttaataattcCTCTTAGATGGAATGTTTCATTTAATGTTCTGTCACCTTCGTTGTCGTCGAATTCTTCGAGAATCTGTTTATAACCATGTCTATTGATATTGTCACTTAGTCGAGGTTCATACGTTAATATCTTGGAGAGAAAATGTTCTTTGTCATGTAGATGATTGGAAAATAGATTTGTCCAGACTACATCGAAGTCAGTTACACCATCTAAATTATATTCCGTCTGCCACATATAGTCTGTTTCAGCACTAGCGGTAGATATATACAGACTGTTTGATGAGCTAACATTAATGTGTGACGAATCATCGAACACTACTATGCGTCTTACATATATAGAGTTATTCGCCTTGTCGTTTACCTCTAATATGCAGGAATACACGCCTGGTTCTGATGGTGTATATACTGGAAATGTTATGTTGTCGGCCattatttctgttataaatGAAGGTTCTGGATTTGTTGTCGAAGTAATAAGTGGTTCCCGCAGACCGTCTTGTCCTGGTACGTATTCCATCTTCCAAACTTCAAAAACATATCGATATACACCCGAAATGGCATCACTCCAGCCTGACCAGGACGGACGTATAGCAGTCTGTGaaggaaaagaaaaagaaatcaaaacagGGGTTCATTGAGAGAAATAGTATTTTCGTTTAAATTTTGCGCGAGtctagaaaacaaaattatgagCCTGATACATCTGATGAGATcacattattttataaacagCTTACAAATTTTACACAATGAAACAGTACAGACAACACTTCACAGGCAACTAAtgaaatattggaaaacaaGAAATTGACGTCAACTTGGGTGTGAATTCGCAGCGCTGATATCACAATAGGGgtacttttattcaaatatccattgtttatatacatgtatacataccACTGTTATATCGTCTGCCATTTGCAAAGGATTACTAGTATCTGTACAAGATGAATTTTGTATACAATAGAATGGCACatcaaaatcaaatcggaaTTCTAGTACCTCTTGCACTGACTGTCCACTGTAAGACTCTGGTTCATAAACTTTATTATTGTCTGTGTTCTTTAGACGTCTGTTTCCACCAGATGTTACAACAAATGTAAACCTGAATCTTCAAATAGCAGTTCATAATAAATTAACTTAATGTCAAATCATCATaaacttattttctttattgttgatatttaaaaagatcTGTTAGATTTAATCTGGGttaaagtttactttttatctTGATTTTATTTCTTCCTTTCCCATTCCGTCATCATAATGAAAAACGATACATGTCGCCAATCCCATATACAAGTCACACAAGTCACActtatttcttattcactttacAAGACGGTGCCATAtatggagcagaatctgctgaCCATTCCAGAgcaactgagatcacccccatTTTTgatgggttcgtgttgcttagtctttagcttttttatgatgtgtcttgtgtacatttatttgtctgtttgtctttctttttatttttttgccatggtgttgttagtttattttcaatctgtccctctggtatctttcgccactcttttacaaaaattccaACAAGTACCCATTTCATTAA
Proteins encoded:
- the LOC134705619 gene encoding uncharacterized protein LOC134705619, which produces MVQYSYTVSSTTANRETWSNQRDYTSLVLSVDAFFDQNSTIGFIQTFPNYVSDITFGMVTGQVISTLIFASGDSPATFTSECTGLNSTSPIDELRCIIPIVGSLQVDSGDKFRFTFVVTSGGNRRLKNTDNNKVYEPESYSGQSVQEVLEFRFDFDVPFYCIQNSSCTDTSNPLQMADDITVTAIRPSWSGWSDAISGVYRYVFEVWKMEYVPGQDGLREPLITSTTNPEPSFITEIMADNITFPVYTPSEPGVYSCILEVNDKANNSIYVRRIVVFDDSSHINVSSSNSLYISTASAETDYMWQTEYNLDGVTDFDVVWTNLFSNHLHDKEHFLSKILTYEPRLSDNINRHGYKQILEEFDDNEGDRTLNETFHLRGIIKYEMAHEIISKPKSVPLDFSWSKISPVSETTSFQMTTRTIGDGDSHQVWIRATDLTSRNHTITTIIHFDKTGPLIHLSNIAYNVNGGSQQFTSRMSVISQDLHSGVLNASYKIVLNETGEVKFQTDIFINNETTEDCAKKADCYCVPMGQCFTRTMTFDFDNCLLAVPLELIDSGTYSLHVTSYNTARLPSFSVIQMGDVGQFNGVNQYPSPSSISIINKTNTEITIQWTNIVTCYQIAQFVIYLHRPDNSTDSFIIDKDSVIYTITGLSPGAPYDIDMYTEYGNGTHLSRSLEALTTVFSTGKYHYSLVLFSLYTAIN